A part of Salvelinus alpinus chromosome 5, SLU_Salpinus.1, whole genome shotgun sequence genomic DNA contains:
- the LOC139576085 gene encoding rho family-interacting cell polarization regulator 1-like isoform X1: protein MFTGSTKNPTPKIPQPERLDEVYSALRRGLQSFLQVHQLELGSLGQQIRESKRNGRLGSLYELDKQVKAIERFMRRLEFHLSKVEELYDAYCMQRRLRDGASKMVAAFNSTTGSKEARESLNEANRGYREYTEHMCSLESELENQMGEFHIKMKGLIGYARLCAGDQYEVLMRYGRQRWRMKGRVEVSSKQVWDSEDNVFLPLITELLSIKVTELKSLANHVVVGSVSCETLDLFCPLPQTVAVDINDLGTVKLNLEVNWSPFDKDDQTSSSSTVSKRFLSNQSPPDTPSMREQVFYSLLRRPGELENGTVWSNSSESSDDSSSPAMGHTHRMMATHSLQTTPTIQISFNPRQSSVSTPSLLSNQEEGEPDATKGFGETDSVKCTLLNGHLKCSRSLTHISERAIDCASTNRLSDQSVESSETPEPLPRLDLEVSCVASHCSNQDMHEALDLPGSGGPESCVSTPVDHCDAPPASTLQAEKPMAGVEPLPTDRVLGEGLREEKSSAEHNHRLQSTQPQALTLPEETVTGQSHSRSFSFTQEVETALESFDFLNYSDLDDEEDEEKEQAEEEEAEQKRDEKEKEQEKEDETRDSAESSDGCEDDVIEIIVEAPEGFRNEDCPLDADCSSEEEERSEQLQASSETKEEEEKEKEKVEDKKEEEQVTEMDIPATQEHGDEASCVEEPRSSTHSSIATTVL from the exons ATGTTTACAGGTTCTACCAAGAACCCAACCCCTAAAATACCTCAGCCTGAGAGGCTGGACGAGGTGTACTCCGCACTGAGGAGAGGCCTaca GTCATTCCTGCAGGTCCACCAGCTGGAGCTGGGCAGCCTGGGGCAGCAGatcagagagagcaagagaaatggCCGTCtg GGGTCTCTGTATGAGTTGGATAAG CAAGTGAAGGCTATAGAGAGATTTATGCGTCGCTTGGAGTTCCACCTCAGCAAG GTAGAGGAGCTGTACGATGCTTACTGTATGCAGCGGCGGCTGCGGGATGGGGCCAGTAAGATGGTGGCAGCCTTTAACTCTACCACAGGGAGCAAGGAGGCACGGGAGAGCCTGAATGAGGCCAACAGGGGCTACAGGGAGTACACTGAG cacaTGTGTTCGCTGGAGAGTGAACTGGAGAACCAGATGGGAGAGTTTCACATCAAGATGAAAG GTCTGATTGGCTATGCACGGTTGTGTGCAGGAGACCAATATGAG GTCCTGATGCGTTACGGGCGTCAGCGCTGGAGGATGAAAGGTCGTGTGGAGGTCAGCAGTAAACAGGTGTGGGACAGTGAGGACAACGTCTTCCTGCCTCTCATCACAGAGCTCCTGTCAATCAAG GTGACTGAGCTGAAGAGCTTGGCCAATCACGTGGTGGTTGGCAGCGTGTCTTGTGAGACACTAGACCTGTTCTGTCCACTGCCTCAGACGGTTGCTGTGGATATCAACGACTTGGGGACAGTAAAACTGAACCTAGAGGTCAACTGGAG tccgtTTGATAAAGATGACCAGACCTCGTCCTCCAGTACGGTTTCCAAGCGCTTTTTGTCCAATCAGAGCCCTCCAGACACACCTTCCATGCGCGAGCAGGTGTTTTAT TCTCTATTGAGGAGACCAGGGGAGCTGGAGAATGGTACAGTCTGGTCAAACTCCTCTGAATCATCAGACGACTCTTCCAGCCCAGccatgggacacacacacaggatgatgGCCACTCACAGCCTGCAGACCACACCCACTATCCAGATCTCCTTCAACCCCCGCCAATCAAGCGTCTCTACCCCATCCCTCTTGTCCAATCAGGAGGAAGGGGAGCCAGACGCCACCAAGGGATTTGGCGAAACAGACTCTGTGAAGTGTACACTGCTGAATGGCCATTTGAAGTGTTCTCGATCTCTCACCCATATCAGTGAGAGAGCCATAGACTGTGCTTCGACTAACAGGTTGTCTGATCAATCAGTTGAGTCCTCTGAAACGCCAGAACCCCTACCCCGCTTAGACCTTGAAGTCTCCTGTGTGGCTTCTCACTGCTCTAACCAGGACATGCATGAAGCCTTGGACTTGCCTGGATCTGGGGGCCCAGAGTCATGTGTTTCAACCCCAGTGGATCACTGTGATGCTCCTCCAGCCTCAACACTGCAGGCCGAGAAGCCTATGGCTGGAGTTGAGCCTCTTCCCACAGACCGTGTACTGGGAGAGGGACTGAGGGAGGAAAAGTCCTCCGCGGAACACAATCACAGACTCCAATCAACCCAGCCACAAGCGCTAACACTACCAGAAGAGACAGTGACT GGTCAATCTCACAGTCGGTCCTTCAGCTTCACTCAGGAAGTTGAGACTGCCCTGGAGAGCTTTGATTTTCTCAACTACTCTGACCTTGACGATGAAGAAGATGAGGAGAAAGAACAAGCAGAAGAGGAAGAAGCTGAACAGAagagggatgagaaggagaagGAACAAGAGAAGGAAGACGAGACAAGGGACTCTGCTGAGAG CAGTGATGGGTGTGAGGACGATGTTATAGAAATCATTGTCGAGGCCCCTGAAGGCTTCCGGAATGAGGACTGTCCTCTAGATGCAGACTGCAGCTCTGAG gaggaggagagaagcgaGCAGCTGCAGGCCTCCAGTGAGACAAAGGAAGAGGAagaaaaagagaaggagaaagtggaagacaagaaggaggaggagcaggtTACAGAGATGGACATCCCTGCCACACAGGAGCATG GTGATGAGGCATCCTGTGTTGAGGAACCCCGCTCCTCAACCCACAGCAGTATAGCCACCACTGTCCTTTAA
- the LOC139576085 gene encoding rho family-interacting cell polarization regulator 1-like isoform X2, with product MFTGSTKNPTPKIPQPERLDEVYSALRRGLQSFLQVHQLELGSLGQQIRESKRNGRLGSLYELDKQVKAIERFMRRLEFHLSKVEELYDAYCMQRRLRDGASKMVAAFNSTTGSKEARESLNEANRGYREYTEHMCSLESELENQMGEFHIKMKGLIGYARLCAGDQYEVLMRYGRQRWRMKGRVEVSSKQVWDSEDNVFLPLITELLSIKVTELKSLANHVVVGSVSCETLDLFCPLPQTVAVDINDLGTVKLNLEVNWSPFDKDDQTSSSSTVSKRFLSNQSPPDTPSMREQVFYSLLRRPGELENGTVWSNSSESSDDSSSPAMGHTHRMMATHSLQTTPTIQISFNPRQSSVSTPSLLSNQEEGEPDATKGFGETDSVKCTLLNGHLKCSRSLTHISERAIDCASTNRLSDQSVESSETPEPLPRLDLEVSCVASHCSNQDMHEALDLPGSGGPESCVSTPVDHCDAPPASTLQAEKPMAGVEPLPTDRVLGEGLREEKSSAEHNHRLQSTQPQALTLPEETVTGQSHSRSFSFTQEVETALESFDFLNYSDLDDEEDEEKEQAEEEEAEQKRDEKEKEQEKEDETRDSAESDGCEDDVIEIIVEAPEGFRNEDCPLDADCSSEEEERSEQLQASSETKEEEEKEKEKVEDKKEEEQVTEMDIPATQEHGDEASCVEEPRSSTHSSIATTVL from the exons ATGTTTACAGGTTCTACCAAGAACCCAACCCCTAAAATACCTCAGCCTGAGAGGCTGGACGAGGTGTACTCCGCACTGAGGAGAGGCCTaca GTCATTCCTGCAGGTCCACCAGCTGGAGCTGGGCAGCCTGGGGCAGCAGatcagagagagcaagagaaatggCCGTCtg GGGTCTCTGTATGAGTTGGATAAG CAAGTGAAGGCTATAGAGAGATTTATGCGTCGCTTGGAGTTCCACCTCAGCAAG GTAGAGGAGCTGTACGATGCTTACTGTATGCAGCGGCGGCTGCGGGATGGGGCCAGTAAGATGGTGGCAGCCTTTAACTCTACCACAGGGAGCAAGGAGGCACGGGAGAGCCTGAATGAGGCCAACAGGGGCTACAGGGAGTACACTGAG cacaTGTGTTCGCTGGAGAGTGAACTGGAGAACCAGATGGGAGAGTTTCACATCAAGATGAAAG GTCTGATTGGCTATGCACGGTTGTGTGCAGGAGACCAATATGAG GTCCTGATGCGTTACGGGCGTCAGCGCTGGAGGATGAAAGGTCGTGTGGAGGTCAGCAGTAAACAGGTGTGGGACAGTGAGGACAACGTCTTCCTGCCTCTCATCACAGAGCTCCTGTCAATCAAG GTGACTGAGCTGAAGAGCTTGGCCAATCACGTGGTGGTTGGCAGCGTGTCTTGTGAGACACTAGACCTGTTCTGTCCACTGCCTCAGACGGTTGCTGTGGATATCAACGACTTGGGGACAGTAAAACTGAACCTAGAGGTCAACTGGAG tccgtTTGATAAAGATGACCAGACCTCGTCCTCCAGTACGGTTTCCAAGCGCTTTTTGTCCAATCAGAGCCCTCCAGACACACCTTCCATGCGCGAGCAGGTGTTTTAT TCTCTATTGAGGAGACCAGGGGAGCTGGAGAATGGTACAGTCTGGTCAAACTCCTCTGAATCATCAGACGACTCTTCCAGCCCAGccatgggacacacacacaggatgatgGCCACTCACAGCCTGCAGACCACACCCACTATCCAGATCTCCTTCAACCCCCGCCAATCAAGCGTCTCTACCCCATCCCTCTTGTCCAATCAGGAGGAAGGGGAGCCAGACGCCACCAAGGGATTTGGCGAAACAGACTCTGTGAAGTGTACACTGCTGAATGGCCATTTGAAGTGTTCTCGATCTCTCACCCATATCAGTGAGAGAGCCATAGACTGTGCTTCGACTAACAGGTTGTCTGATCAATCAGTTGAGTCCTCTGAAACGCCAGAACCCCTACCCCGCTTAGACCTTGAAGTCTCCTGTGTGGCTTCTCACTGCTCTAACCAGGACATGCATGAAGCCTTGGACTTGCCTGGATCTGGGGGCCCAGAGTCATGTGTTTCAACCCCAGTGGATCACTGTGATGCTCCTCCAGCCTCAACACTGCAGGCCGAGAAGCCTATGGCTGGAGTTGAGCCTCTTCCCACAGACCGTGTACTGGGAGAGGGACTGAGGGAGGAAAAGTCCTCCGCGGAACACAATCACAGACTCCAATCAACCCAGCCACAAGCGCTAACACTACCAGAAGAGACAGTGACT GGTCAATCTCACAGTCGGTCCTTCAGCTTCACTCAGGAAGTTGAGACTGCCCTGGAGAGCTTTGATTTTCTCAACTACTCTGACCTTGACGATGAAGAAGATGAGGAGAAAGAACAAGCAGAAGAGGAAGAAGCTGAACAGAagagggatgagaaggagaagGAACAAGAGAAGGAAGACGAGACAAGGGACTCTGCTGAGAG TGATGGGTGTGAGGACGATGTTATAGAAATCATTGTCGAGGCCCCTGAAGGCTTCCGGAATGAGGACTGTCCTCTAGATGCAGACTGCAGCTCTGAG gaggaggagagaagcgaGCAGCTGCAGGCCTCCAGTGAGACAAAGGAAGAGGAagaaaaagagaaggagaaagtggaagacaagaaggaggaggagcaggtTACAGAGATGGACATCCCTGCCACACAGGAGCATG GTGATGAGGCATCCTGTGTTGAGGAACCCCGCTCCTCAACCCACAGCAGTATAGCCACCACTGTCCTTTAA
- the LOC139576085 gene encoding rho family-interacting cell polarization regulator 1-like isoform X4, which yields MFTGSTKNPTPKIPQPERLDEVYSALRRGLQSFLQVHQLELGSLGQQIRESKRNGRLGSLYELDKQVKAIERFMRRLEFHLSKVEELYDAYCMQRRLRDGASKMVAAFNSTTGSKEARESLNEANRGYREYTEHMCSLESELENQMGEFHIKMKGLIGYARLCAGDQYEVLMRYGRQRWRMKGRVEVSSKQVWDSEDNVFLPLITELLSIKVTELKSLANHVVVGSVSCETLDLFCPLPQTVAVDINDLGTVKLNLEVNWSPFDKDDQTSSSSTVSKRFLSNQSPPDTPSMREQVFYSLLRRPGELENGTVWSNSSESSDDSSSPAMGHTHRMMATHSLQTTPTIQISFNPRQSSVSTPSLLSNQEEGEPDATKGFGETDSVKCTLLNGHLKCSRSLTHISERAIDCASTNRLSDQSVESSETPEPLPRLDLEVSCVASHCSNQDMHEALDLPGSGGPESCVSTPVDHCDAPPASTLQAEKPMAGVEPLPTDRVLGEGLREEKSSAEHNHRLQSTQPQALTLPEETVTGQSHSRSFSFTQEVETALESFDFLNYSDLDDEEDEEKEQAEEEEAEQKRDEKEKEQEKEDETRDSAESDGCEDDVIEIIVEAPEGFRNEDCPLDADCSSEEEERSEQLQASSETKEEEEKEKEKVEDKKEEEQVTEMDIPATQEHGEGQGQHRGIY from the exons ATGTTTACAGGTTCTACCAAGAACCCAACCCCTAAAATACCTCAGCCTGAGAGGCTGGACGAGGTGTACTCCGCACTGAGGAGAGGCCTaca GTCATTCCTGCAGGTCCACCAGCTGGAGCTGGGCAGCCTGGGGCAGCAGatcagagagagcaagagaaatggCCGTCtg GGGTCTCTGTATGAGTTGGATAAG CAAGTGAAGGCTATAGAGAGATTTATGCGTCGCTTGGAGTTCCACCTCAGCAAG GTAGAGGAGCTGTACGATGCTTACTGTATGCAGCGGCGGCTGCGGGATGGGGCCAGTAAGATGGTGGCAGCCTTTAACTCTACCACAGGGAGCAAGGAGGCACGGGAGAGCCTGAATGAGGCCAACAGGGGCTACAGGGAGTACACTGAG cacaTGTGTTCGCTGGAGAGTGAACTGGAGAACCAGATGGGAGAGTTTCACATCAAGATGAAAG GTCTGATTGGCTATGCACGGTTGTGTGCAGGAGACCAATATGAG GTCCTGATGCGTTACGGGCGTCAGCGCTGGAGGATGAAAGGTCGTGTGGAGGTCAGCAGTAAACAGGTGTGGGACAGTGAGGACAACGTCTTCCTGCCTCTCATCACAGAGCTCCTGTCAATCAAG GTGACTGAGCTGAAGAGCTTGGCCAATCACGTGGTGGTTGGCAGCGTGTCTTGTGAGACACTAGACCTGTTCTGTCCACTGCCTCAGACGGTTGCTGTGGATATCAACGACTTGGGGACAGTAAAACTGAACCTAGAGGTCAACTGGAG tccgtTTGATAAAGATGACCAGACCTCGTCCTCCAGTACGGTTTCCAAGCGCTTTTTGTCCAATCAGAGCCCTCCAGACACACCTTCCATGCGCGAGCAGGTGTTTTAT TCTCTATTGAGGAGACCAGGGGAGCTGGAGAATGGTACAGTCTGGTCAAACTCCTCTGAATCATCAGACGACTCTTCCAGCCCAGccatgggacacacacacaggatgatgGCCACTCACAGCCTGCAGACCACACCCACTATCCAGATCTCCTTCAACCCCCGCCAATCAAGCGTCTCTACCCCATCCCTCTTGTCCAATCAGGAGGAAGGGGAGCCAGACGCCACCAAGGGATTTGGCGAAACAGACTCTGTGAAGTGTACACTGCTGAATGGCCATTTGAAGTGTTCTCGATCTCTCACCCATATCAGTGAGAGAGCCATAGACTGTGCTTCGACTAACAGGTTGTCTGATCAATCAGTTGAGTCCTCTGAAACGCCAGAACCCCTACCCCGCTTAGACCTTGAAGTCTCCTGTGTGGCTTCTCACTGCTCTAACCAGGACATGCATGAAGCCTTGGACTTGCCTGGATCTGGGGGCCCAGAGTCATGTGTTTCAACCCCAGTGGATCACTGTGATGCTCCTCCAGCCTCAACACTGCAGGCCGAGAAGCCTATGGCTGGAGTTGAGCCTCTTCCCACAGACCGTGTACTGGGAGAGGGACTGAGGGAGGAAAAGTCCTCCGCGGAACACAATCACAGACTCCAATCAACCCAGCCACAAGCGCTAACACTACCAGAAGAGACAGTGACT GGTCAATCTCACAGTCGGTCCTTCAGCTTCACTCAGGAAGTTGAGACTGCCCTGGAGAGCTTTGATTTTCTCAACTACTCTGACCTTGACGATGAAGAAGATGAGGAGAAAGAACAAGCAGAAGAGGAAGAAGCTGAACAGAagagggatgagaaggagaagGAACAAGAGAAGGAAGACGAGACAAGGGACTCTGCTGAGAG TGATGGGTGTGAGGACGATGTTATAGAAATCATTGTCGAGGCCCCTGAAGGCTTCCGGAATGAGGACTGTCCTCTAGATGCAGACTGCAGCTCTGAG gaggaggagagaagcgaGCAGCTGCAGGCCTCCAGTGAGACAAAGGAAGAGGAagaaaaagagaaggagaaagtggaagacaagaaggaggaggagcaggtTACAGAGATGGACATCCCTGCCACACAGGAGCATGGTGAGGGGCAGGGTCAACACAGAGGAATCTACTGA
- the LOC139576085 gene encoding rho family-interacting cell polarization regulator 1-like isoform X3, giving the protein MFTGSTKNPTPKIPQPERLDEVYSALRRGLQSFLQVHQLELGSLGQQIRESKRNGRLGSLYELDKQVKAIERFMRRLEFHLSKVEELYDAYCMQRRLRDGASKMVAAFNSTTGSKEARESLNEANRGYREYTEHMCSLESELENQMGEFHIKMKGLIGYARLCAGDQYEVLMRYGRQRWRMKGRVEVSSKQVWDSEDNVFLPLITELLSIKVTELKSLANHVVVGSVSCETLDLFCPLPQTVAVDINDLGTVKLNLEVNWSPFDKDDQTSSSSTVSKRFLSNQSPPDTPSMREQVFYSLLRRPGELENGTVWSNSSESSDDSSSPAMGHTHRMMATHSLQTTPTIQISFNPRQSSVSTPSLLSNQEEGEPDATKGFGETDSVKCTLLNGHLKCSRSLTHISERAIDCASTNRLSDQSVESSETPEPLPRLDLEVSCVASHCSNQDMHEALDLPGSGGPESCVSTPVDHCDAPPASTLQAEKPMAGVEPLPTDRVLGEGLREEKSSAEHNHRLQSTQPQALTLPEETVTGQSHSRSFSFTQEVETALESFDFLNYSDLDDEEDEEKEQAEEEEAEQKRDEKEKEQEKEDETRDSAESSDGCEDDVIEIIVEAPEGFRNEDCPLDADCSSEEEERSEQLQASSETKEEEEKEKEKVEDKKEEEQVTEMDIPATQEHGEGQGQHRGIY; this is encoded by the exons ATGTTTACAGGTTCTACCAAGAACCCAACCCCTAAAATACCTCAGCCTGAGAGGCTGGACGAGGTGTACTCCGCACTGAGGAGAGGCCTaca GTCATTCCTGCAGGTCCACCAGCTGGAGCTGGGCAGCCTGGGGCAGCAGatcagagagagcaagagaaatggCCGTCtg GGGTCTCTGTATGAGTTGGATAAG CAAGTGAAGGCTATAGAGAGATTTATGCGTCGCTTGGAGTTCCACCTCAGCAAG GTAGAGGAGCTGTACGATGCTTACTGTATGCAGCGGCGGCTGCGGGATGGGGCCAGTAAGATGGTGGCAGCCTTTAACTCTACCACAGGGAGCAAGGAGGCACGGGAGAGCCTGAATGAGGCCAACAGGGGCTACAGGGAGTACACTGAG cacaTGTGTTCGCTGGAGAGTGAACTGGAGAACCAGATGGGAGAGTTTCACATCAAGATGAAAG GTCTGATTGGCTATGCACGGTTGTGTGCAGGAGACCAATATGAG GTCCTGATGCGTTACGGGCGTCAGCGCTGGAGGATGAAAGGTCGTGTGGAGGTCAGCAGTAAACAGGTGTGGGACAGTGAGGACAACGTCTTCCTGCCTCTCATCACAGAGCTCCTGTCAATCAAG GTGACTGAGCTGAAGAGCTTGGCCAATCACGTGGTGGTTGGCAGCGTGTCTTGTGAGACACTAGACCTGTTCTGTCCACTGCCTCAGACGGTTGCTGTGGATATCAACGACTTGGGGACAGTAAAACTGAACCTAGAGGTCAACTGGAG tccgtTTGATAAAGATGACCAGACCTCGTCCTCCAGTACGGTTTCCAAGCGCTTTTTGTCCAATCAGAGCCCTCCAGACACACCTTCCATGCGCGAGCAGGTGTTTTAT TCTCTATTGAGGAGACCAGGGGAGCTGGAGAATGGTACAGTCTGGTCAAACTCCTCTGAATCATCAGACGACTCTTCCAGCCCAGccatgggacacacacacaggatgatgGCCACTCACAGCCTGCAGACCACACCCACTATCCAGATCTCCTTCAACCCCCGCCAATCAAGCGTCTCTACCCCATCCCTCTTGTCCAATCAGGAGGAAGGGGAGCCAGACGCCACCAAGGGATTTGGCGAAACAGACTCTGTGAAGTGTACACTGCTGAATGGCCATTTGAAGTGTTCTCGATCTCTCACCCATATCAGTGAGAGAGCCATAGACTGTGCTTCGACTAACAGGTTGTCTGATCAATCAGTTGAGTCCTCTGAAACGCCAGAACCCCTACCCCGCTTAGACCTTGAAGTCTCCTGTGTGGCTTCTCACTGCTCTAACCAGGACATGCATGAAGCCTTGGACTTGCCTGGATCTGGGGGCCCAGAGTCATGTGTTTCAACCCCAGTGGATCACTGTGATGCTCCTCCAGCCTCAACACTGCAGGCCGAGAAGCCTATGGCTGGAGTTGAGCCTCTTCCCACAGACCGTGTACTGGGAGAGGGACTGAGGGAGGAAAAGTCCTCCGCGGAACACAATCACAGACTCCAATCAACCCAGCCACAAGCGCTAACACTACCAGAAGAGACAGTGACT GGTCAATCTCACAGTCGGTCCTTCAGCTTCACTCAGGAAGTTGAGACTGCCCTGGAGAGCTTTGATTTTCTCAACTACTCTGACCTTGACGATGAAGAAGATGAGGAGAAAGAACAAGCAGAAGAGGAAGAAGCTGAACAGAagagggatgagaaggagaagGAACAAGAGAAGGAAGACGAGACAAGGGACTCTGCTGAGAG CAGTGATGGGTGTGAGGACGATGTTATAGAAATCATTGTCGAGGCCCCTGAAGGCTTCCGGAATGAGGACTGTCCTCTAGATGCAGACTGCAGCTCTGAG gaggaggagagaagcgaGCAGCTGCAGGCCTCCAGTGAGACAAAGGAAGAGGAagaaaaagagaaggagaaagtggaagacaagaaggaggaggagcaggtTACAGAGATGGACATCCCTGCCACACAGGAGCATGGTGAGGGGCAGGGTCAACACAGAGGAATCTACTGA
- the LOC139576094 gene encoding serine/threonine-protein kinase VRK3-like, with the protein MLFHFCPQCGTKLQPGFRFCPSCGDKLQCVVDPSGPVEAASSGVSLLHVTDGVTMTANASSPTPSTGQLTGWDTEGLVCATPSSVSTRPPLRRTRNSVPVARNDETPSSIASPPVTASPTRTTDQSHKSVMSPRKRRAVTPKVEQIKNEPSVELASSLGSSPLPRSPSTAKGKAKKAKRACAVEPLQEGEELCDTTGRKWRLVKLLSQSDAEMFYGVRQNGPGANSSDCKHILKLGAKDGKMFNEQNFLQRAAKPSSVDKWIKHAKMDFLGIPTCVGFGLHADSYRFLIFSSMGQTLQSFMDDGEGLLSEKAVLQLACRVLDVLEFIHENEYVHADIHAENIYISPVQQTQVYLSGYCHAFRYSPGGRHVEYREGSRTPHEGAIDFISLESHKGAGPSRRSDLQALGYCMLRWYTGSLPWTSLTHTPARVATEKERYMEDVPGLLNHCFGQKKVSSALQVYLSQVMALQYSDQPDYRTLRAGLSAALQKLGGSLEQPLDLQMKAIGGR; encoded by the exons ATGCTTTTCCACTTCTGCCCCCAGTGTGGCACCAAACTACAGCCTGGATTCCGGTTCTGCCCCTCCTGTGGGGACAAGTTGCAGTGTGTTGTGGACCCCTCTGGACCTGTGGAGGCTGCTTCCTCTGGAGTCTCTCTGCTTCATGTCACTGATGGTGTAACCATGACTGCTAATGCAAGCAGTCCTACTCCAAGCACAGGACAACTGACTGGCTGGGACACAGAAG GTCTCGTCTGTGCGACCCCCAGTTCAGTGTCGACCCGCCCCCCACTGCGTAGGACCCGCAACTCAGTCCCCGTGGCCCGGAACGATGAAACTCCTAGTAGTATAGCCAGTCCTCCTGTCACTGCCTCCCCGACACGTACTACAG ATCAAAGCCACAAATCTGTGATGTCGCCACGGAAACGACGTGCTGTCACCCCAAAAGTGGAACAGATAAAAAATGAACCGTCTGTGGAGCTGGCCTCCTCACTTGGCTCTTCACCTCTCCCCAGGTCCCCCTCCACAG ccaagGGGAAGGCGAAGAAGGCCAAGCGGGCATGTGCTGTGGAGCCACTGCAGGAAGGGGAGGAGCTTTGTGACACAACTGGCAGGAAATGGAGGCTTGTGAAACTGTTGAGTCAGAGCGATGCAGAGATGTTCTATGGAG TCCGGCAGAATGGGCCAGGTGCCAATTCCAGTGACTGCAAGCACATCCTCAAACTA GGGGCTAAGGACGGGAAGATGTTTAATGAGCAGAACTTCCTCCAGAGAGCTGCCAAGCCCTCATCTG TGGACAAGTGGATAAAGCATGCCAAGATGGACTTCCTTGGGATTCCTACCTGTGTAGGATTTGGTCTCCATGCAGACTCTTACAG gTTTTTGATTTTCTCCAGCATGGGCCAAACTCTTCAGTCTTTCATGGATGATGGGGAGGGGCTCCTGTCTGAGAAAGCAGTCCTTCAGCTGGCCTGCAGAGTA ttgGATGTGTTGGAGTTCATCCATGAAAATGAGTATGTTCACGCAGACATTCATGCTGAAAACATCTACATCAGCCCAGTACAACAAACACAG GTATACCTTTCAGGGTACTGCCATGCTTTCCGGTACTCTCCTGGTGGCCGGCATGTGGAGTACCGTGAGGGCAGCCGAACACCACATGAAGGAGCCATAGATTTTATAAGCCTGGAGTCTCACAAGGGAGCAG GTCCGTCTCGGCGTAGTGACCTGCAGGCTTTGGGCTACTGCATGCTGCGCTGGTACACAGGGTCACTGCCCTGgacctccctcacacacacaccagcccgcgttgccacggagaaggagag GTACATGGAGGACGTTCCAGGTCTCCTGAATCACTGCTTCGGACAGAAGAAAGTCTCGA GTGCGCTGCAGGTTTACCTGTCTCAGGTGATGGCTCTGCAGTACTCTGACCAGCCAGACTACAGGACTCTGAGGGCAGGCCTTAGTGCAGCTCTGCAGAAGCTGGGAGGGTCACTGGAGCAACCCCTTGACCTGCAG ATGAAAGCGATCGGAGGAAGATGA